From Gimesia panareensis, the proteins below share one genomic window:
- a CDS encoding sigma-70 family RNA polymerase sigma factor, with amino-acid sequence MTEETSEISDLLKRASAGDEAAVDQLFSLHRERLKRMVRLRMSPRLQGRIDESDVLQESYLYIFNKLTTYLDNPAVPFYLWLRHMTGLKLAEIHRRHLGTQLRDADREVSIYRGALPEANSMSLAAHLLGQLTSPSEAAIKAEMRIKLQEALNGMDPLDREIIALRHFEQLSGNEAAEVLGLSKTGASSRYVRAITRLKSTLSQFPEFSD; translated from the coding sequence ATGACTGAAGAAACAAGCGAAATCAGCGACCTGTTGAAACGGGCCTCCGCAGGGGATGAAGCCGCAGTAGACCAACTCTTCTCACTGCATCGCGAGCGTCTCAAGCGGATGGTTCGTCTGCGAATGAGCCCGCGGCTGCAGGGGCGCATTGACGAATCCGATGTGCTTCAGGAATCTTATCTCTATATTTTTAATAAGCTTACAACCTATCTGGACAACCCCGCTGTGCCCTTTTATCTCTGGCTCAGGCATATGACGGGATTGAAACTGGCAGAAATTCACCGTCGCCATCTGGGCACTCAGCTTCGGGATGCCGACCGTGAGGTTTCCATCTATCGAGGTGCTTTGCCCGAAGCGAATTCGATGTCACTGGCAGCACATCTGCTGGGGCAACTGACGTCTCCGTCGGAGGCAGCAATCAAAGCGGAAATGCGGATCAAACTTCAGGAAGCCCTGAATGGAATGGATCCCCTCGACCGCGAGATTATTGCCCTGAGGCACTTCGAACAGCTCAGTGGGAATGAAGCAGCAGAAGTACTTGGTCTGAGTAAAACCGGGGCCAGCAGTCGCTACGTTCGCGCCATTACACGTCTTAAATCAACTCTATCGCAGTTTCCAGAGTTCTCTGATTAA
- a CDS encoding WD40 repeat domain-containing serine/threonine-protein kinase, whose product MRDVNSKSQVIADLAEEFVERYRRGERPPVSEYTAKHPELAEEIQEFISALVMVENLAPLDDGSAEGPMPGSPSKPKQLGDYRIIREAGRGGMGVVYEAEQISLGRHVALKVLPQQVLLDANQKRRFVREAKAAAKLHHTNIVPVFGVGEEEGLQYYVMQFIQGLGLDEVLEEIKRLQDNASPSGSVPVIELGKTPAETVSAAEMARSLMLNGLSPTIIAPDSDAAEEDDVLTETEQQSGAVPPTSLDETFPERVSDSSVRSGSLSLPGQSSEAGSRLQQKQLNYWQSVASIGVQVASALAYAHDQGVQHRDIKPSNLLLDLRGTVWITDFGLAKTDDQQNITHTGDILGTLRYMPPEAFEGRSDHRGDLYSLGLTLYEMLAMRPAFDDTDRHQLIKRVSSEAPPRLEKLNPDIPRDLVTIIHKAIDRDPAHRYQTAQDLAEDLERFIEDEPIKTRRISSIERFARWSRRNKTLSSLTVTIALLLMTLVVVTSVFAGHLKQKVDDEVLARKEEQKAREQAVAAEAVAVAAEKDANKKRELAEELQRQAEEAKEKLRYREYVAGMNYAHTLWDDGKINQLKSLLAGYVPAPESTEKDLRQFEWYYWWRAVHLEKVNLGTGGISGRICLIPEKNLLMVPHYGNRVTIVDTEQRRAIKSFGAPFDWGLKPWVTQDGSEVLYLAKADEKGERKLVRYRTDTWEPIPQSAITVAGRRGTFAVSPNGEYIAVSEFLAEQDSVQYPDRVRIYSRDGELITELPRHEQSQNDDVNVLCFSPDGNTLVVGYDKGLARARGFLDDPAKLDWKLVQGPTEWETLWFLRKAVNSITYSPDGKLLATCGYDGVRLWDPETFEPIKPIHYLNMPALKSITFSPSGKRMAACGLRDHNVYVWSIGSHENDLYFGQNAPIVIHGHDKTVVDLAFTSEDELWTAGAEGATRAWDLNRCQPFNTRRVDSDSDQTGLFFHPGRPGLIFCWELREKTNPAGLKSFLAGNANIISLDDVNVTLPWSTKSKARDKPRAARTVNGQWMVTWKPDDKKLQVQNLLTDEVVGEWDVDYIRSKKMDISLDGKTVVWAHPAENLGGGNWVSSKLTILSVAPGSQPETFQYWTDKGQIGWLKLSPDGTRLAIKGREETDLVDLSQARPTKLRRLRNIGPDLCGAFSQDGKLLAVGSWNHVVRLHDGQTGEIIRNLKGHSGGVTCLAFSADSTTLVSGSIDSTLRLWDPSSGELRTTLKQHFDAIESVAISADGRMIATHGRDHILRLWKGARGSDEILSDNWVGEYYNNKGTQKLKFVLYREAMEDLERAVRFLERKSTDRHSALFRLAALNFHFGAFDEYRAICRELTAEYAETDDLQIMERTVKICLFSDLKQSPETLAVVSRFSQAISENMAIKESRNKGKGPFAKWNYMALGIAQLRQGDYSAAMESFHRSNDLISKNGTQKVLSGLKASNWFYLALAAHHAGQTKDAANFYAKAVSKGRIDDSIRESMLENLIILNHVQREVEQLLPEDTRYLGYIERAGEFMNFGGYERAYEDLAAAWKNLAPGTESRNKAGYQLAILMVQLGYTEEYPSFCQKLISDTAPTTNPFVMERTIKACAFADVALSDEITAVMQRHIKYLTDNKAQLAETYRLFPNSPHVPLNCGIAEYRMGHYAKADQFLQESIELSSRMKSEFFRKWAMATTLYYRALVAHKEGRDAEAENLFRRATKVRKSIRDLSGRFTKSDWIVLLDAQRQAEALID is encoded by the coding sequence ATGCGCGACGTGAATTCGAAATCTCAAGTGATTGCCGACCTGGCCGAGGAATTTGTGGAACGCTATCGGCGTGGCGAACGTCCGCCGGTGAGCGAGTACACCGCAAAGCACCCGGAGTTAGCCGAGGAGATACAGGAATTTATCTCGGCCCTGGTCATGGTCGAAAACCTGGCGCCGCTTGATGACGGGTCCGCTGAGGGACCGATGCCGGGCAGCCCCTCGAAGCCAAAGCAACTCGGGGATTATCGCATCATTCGCGAAGCGGGCCGTGGCGGGATGGGCGTCGTTTACGAGGCCGAGCAGATTTCACTGGGGCGACACGTAGCCCTCAAAGTCCTGCCGCAACAAGTGCTCCTGGATGCCAACCAGAAGCGTCGTTTCGTCCGCGAAGCCAAAGCGGCTGCGAAACTGCACCATACCAATATTGTGCCCGTGTTCGGCGTGGGCGAAGAAGAGGGCCTGCAATATTACGTGATGCAGTTCATCCAGGGATTGGGCCTGGACGAAGTGCTCGAAGAAATCAAACGGCTGCAGGACAATGCGTCCCCCAGCGGGTCTGTCCCGGTCATCGAACTTGGTAAAACCCCTGCCGAAACGGTCTCCGCCGCCGAGATGGCACGTTCCCTGATGCTCAACGGGTTGAGCCCGACCATCATTGCTCCTGACTCAGACGCCGCTGAAGAGGACGATGTACTCACAGAGACGGAGCAACAGTCTGGTGCAGTGCCCCCGACGTCACTTGACGAAACGTTTCCAGAGCGAGTGTCCGATTCGAGCGTGCGCTCCGGTTCCCTGTCGTTGCCGGGCCAGTCTTCCGAGGCGGGCTCTCGTCTGCAACAGAAACAACTGAACTACTGGCAAAGTGTCGCGAGTATCGGCGTGCAGGTCGCATCCGCGCTGGCCTATGCCCACGATCAGGGAGTCCAGCATCGGGATATTAAGCCGAGTAATCTGCTGTTGGATTTAAGAGGTACAGTCTGGATCACCGACTTTGGTCTGGCCAAAACCGATGATCAGCAGAACATCACACATACGGGAGACATCCTCGGTACGTTGCGCTATATGCCCCCGGAAGCGTTCGAGGGGAGATCCGATCATCGCGGGGACCTGTACTCGCTGGGGCTGACACTGTATGAGATGCTGGCGATGCGGCCGGCCTTCGATGACACCGATCGACATCAACTCATCAAGCGAGTCAGCAGCGAGGCGCCGCCGCGGCTGGAGAAACTCAATCCCGATATTCCGCGGGACCTGGTCACGATTATCCACAAAGCCATTGATCGTGACCCGGCACACCGCTATCAGACGGCGCAGGATCTGGCAGAAGACCTGGAGCGGTTTATTGAAGATGAGCCGATCAAGACTCGCCGCATTTCGTCCATTGAGCGATTTGCCCGCTGGAGTCGTCGGAATAAAACCTTGTCCTCCCTGACGGTCACGATAGCCCTCCTGCTGATGACACTGGTGGTCGTCACCTCTGTTTTTGCAGGGCATCTGAAACAAAAAGTGGATGACGAAGTCTTAGCGCGGAAGGAAGAGCAGAAAGCCCGCGAACAGGCGGTTGCTGCAGAAGCAGTTGCCGTGGCCGCGGAGAAAGATGCCAACAAAAAACGCGAACTGGCGGAGGAATTACAAAGACAGGCCGAGGAAGCGAAAGAAAAACTCCGCTACCGGGAATACGTGGCCGGCATGAATTACGCACACACGTTGTGGGACGACGGCAAGATCAATCAGTTGAAATCGCTGCTGGCCGGCTACGTTCCTGCCCCTGAATCCACGGAGAAAGACTTACGACAATTCGAATGGTATTACTGGTGGCGCGCGGTTCATCTGGAGAAAGTGAATCTGGGAACTGGCGGAATTTCCGGTCGGATCTGCCTGATTCCTGAAAAGAATCTCCTGATGGTTCCCCATTATGGTAACAGGGTTACGATCGTCGACACCGAGCAACGTAGAGCTATCAAGTCATTTGGCGCCCCCTTTGACTGGGGGCTTAAACCCTGGGTCACCCAGGATGGGAGCGAAGTTCTGTACCTGGCGAAAGCAGATGAGAAAGGCGAACGCAAACTGGTGCGTTATCGCACGGATACCTGGGAACCGATTCCCCAGTCTGCGATTACTGTTGCAGGCAGACGCGGGACTTTTGCTGTTTCTCCGAATGGGGAGTACATCGCTGTTTCAGAATTCCTCGCTGAACAGGACAGCGTTCAGTATCCCGATCGGGTTCGCATCTATTCCCGTGATGGGGAATTGATCACGGAACTGCCACGCCATGAACAGAGCCAGAACGATGATGTGAATGTCCTGTGCTTTTCGCCGGATGGAAACACCCTGGTGGTCGGTTACGACAAGGGACTGGCGCGGGCGCGGGGTTTTCTGGATGACCCGGCAAAGCTCGACTGGAAACTGGTCCAGGGGCCAACCGAATGGGAAACGCTCTGGTTTTTACGCAAAGCCGTGAATAGTATTACCTACTCTCCCGATGGCAAACTGCTGGCGACCTGCGGCTATGATGGAGTGCGGCTGTGGGATCCTGAGACGTTTGAACCAATCAAACCGATCCACTACCTGAATATGCCGGCATTAAAGTCCATTACATTTTCTCCTTCCGGGAAACGCATGGCGGCTTGTGGTTTACGCGATCATAACGTGTATGTCTGGAGTATTGGTTCGCATGAGAACGACCTGTATTTTGGCCAGAACGCCCCGATCGTGATTCACGGTCATGACAAGACCGTGGTCGATCTCGCCTTCACTTCAGAGGATGAGTTGTGGACAGCCGGGGCCGAGGGGGCCACGCGGGCCTGGGATCTGAATCGCTGCCAGCCATTTAACACGAGGCGTGTGGACTCGGATTCTGACCAGACCGGGCTCTTCTTTCACCCTGGTCGTCCCGGGTTGATTTTCTGCTGGGAGTTACGTGAAAAAACGAATCCTGCGGGGCTGAAATCCTTTTTAGCGGGTAATGCCAATATTATATCCCTGGATGATGTTAACGTGACTCTGCCCTGGTCTACCAAAAGTAAAGCGAGAGACAAACCCAGGGCGGCACGGACGGTCAACGGACAGTGGATGGTGACCTGGAAGCCTGACGACAAGAAACTGCAGGTGCAGAATCTGCTCACCGATGAAGTGGTTGGTGAATGGGACGTTGATTACATTCGGTCAAAGAAGATGGATATCTCGCTGGATGGTAAGACCGTGGTCTGGGCGCATCCCGCCGAAAATCTGGGTGGTGGAAACTGGGTCTCTTCGAAGCTGACCATCTTATCTGTCGCTCCCGGCAGCCAGCCCGAGACGTTTCAGTACTGGACGGATAAAGGCCAGATTGGCTGGCTGAAACTGTCGCCCGATGGTACCCGTCTGGCGATCAAAGGACGGGAGGAAACTGATCTGGTGGATCTGAGCCAGGCGCGGCCCACGAAACTTCGCAGGCTGCGCAATATTGGCCCCGATCTGTGTGGCGCATTTTCTCAGGATGGTAAGTTGCTTGCGGTGGGGAGCTGGAACCATGTGGTTCGGCTACACGATGGACAGACGGGTGAGATCATTCGCAACCTGAAAGGACATTCCGGCGGTGTCACTTGCCTGGCTTTTTCCGCCGACAGCACAACCCTGGTGTCCGGGAGCATCGACAGCACTCTCCGGTTGTGGGATCCCAGTTCGGGAGAACTGCGAACCACATTGAAACAGCACTTCGATGCGATCGAGTCCGTGGCCATCTCAGCCGATGGGCGGATGATCGCCACGCATGGCAGAGATCACATACTGCGGTTATGGAAAGGCGCTCGTGGTTCTGATGAAATCCTGTCAGATAACTGGGTGGGTGAGTATTACAACAATAAAGGGACCCAGAAGCTTAAGTTTGTACTTTACCGTGAAGCAATGGAGGATTTAGAAAGAGCAGTCCGGTTCCTGGAGAGGAAATCCACAGACCGACACAGTGCATTGTTTCGTCTGGCTGCCCTGAATTTTCATTTCGGTGCCTTCGATGAATACCGTGCGATTTGTAGAGAATTGACGGCTGAGTACGCCGAAACAGATGACTTACAGATTATGGAGCGCACGGTCAAAATCTGTCTGTTTTCCGATCTCAAACAATCTCCTGAGACGCTGGCGGTCGTGTCGCGATTTTCGCAAGCGATTTCAGAGAATATGGCCATTAAAGAGAGCCGGAACAAAGGGAAAGGTCCCTTTGCCAAGTGGAACTACATGGCCCTGGGAATTGCCCAGCTTCGTCAGGGAGACTATTCTGCCGCGATGGAATCGTTTCATCGCAGCAACGATTTGATCAGCAAAAATGGAACTCAAAAAGTCTTGTCTGGCTTAAAGGCGAGCAACTGGTTTTACCTGGCCTTAGCAGCGCATCACGCAGGTCAGACAAAGGATGCCGCCAATTTCTACGCCAAAGCAGTCTCCAAAGGTCGCATCGATGACAGCATTCGCGAGTCGATGTTAGAGAACCTGATCATTCTGAATCATGTGCAGCGAGAAGTGGAGCAGTTGCTGCCGGAAGATACCCGCTATCTGGGTTATATTGAACGGGCAGGCGAGTTCATGAATTTTGGAGGCTATGAGCGAGCCTATGAAGATTTAGCGGCCGCCTGGAAAAACCTGGCCCCGGGAACAGAGAGTCGCAACAAAGCGGGATACCAGCTGGCCATTCTGATGGTGCAACTCGGTTACACAGAAGAATATCCCTCATTTTGTCAGAAACTGATTAGCGATACGGCCCCCACGACGAATCCGTTTGTGATGGAACGGACCATCAAAGCCTGTGCGTTCGCGGACGTCGCACTGTCGGACGAAATCACAGCCGTCATGCAGCGGCACATCAAATATCTGACAGACAACAAAGCGCAACTGGCAGAGACTTATCGGCTGTTCCCAAACAGTCCGCATGTTCCGCTCAACTGCGGAATCGCAGAATATCGAATGGGCCATTACGCGAAGGCAGACCAGTTCCTGCAGGAGAGTATCGAACTCAGCAGTCGGATGAAGAGCGAGTTCTTTCGAAAATGGGCCATGGCAACTACACTCTACTATCGGGCTCTGGTGGCTCACAAAGAGGGACGTGATGCAGAAGCTGAAAACCTGTTCCGCCGGGCGACCAAAGTCAGGAAGTCCATTCGTGATCTGAGTGGTCGTTTTACCAAATCAGACTGGATCGTACTGCTGGATGCTCAACGCCAGGCCGAAGCACTGATAGATTAA